A portion of the Malania oleifera isolate guangnan ecotype guangnan chromosome 3, ASM2987363v1, whole genome shotgun sequence genome contains these proteins:
- the LOC131151019 gene encoding uncharacterized protein LOC131151019 isoform X2, with protein MCELGSRTGRQRGSQSRRGDPSSCSSSSLPLEREHLFSLMVLLRCRRPQEEKNNTAAYSCCVQSDNFLQVKKLKGIQGLILLMSIPKAVKDGKLDSISGYVKEGKQDSTLDDAI; from the exons ATGTGTGAACTGGGTAGCCGAACGGGACGGCAGAGGGGGTCGCAGTCTCGCAGAGGGGACCCGAGCagctgcagcagcagcagcttgCCGCTTGAACGCGAGCATCTCTTCTCTCTCATGGTTCTGCTGCGTTGCCGCCGAccacaagaagaaaaaaataacacAGCAGCGTACAGCTGCTGTGTGCAGAG TGATAATTTTCTTCAAGTGAAGAAATTAAAAGGCATACAGGGATTGATTTTACTAATGTCTATTCCTAAAGCTGTCAAAGATGGAAAGTTAGATTCTATTAGCGGCTATGTCAAAGAAGGAAAGCAAGATTCAACTCTTGATG